In the genome of Mixta calida, the window ATCACCTCTGAACGGACTGAAAGTAATGAATGAGTTTTCCATCATCTGCCGCGTAATCGGCTCGCTGTTTAATCGCCAGCCGCAGGACCCGCTGCTGGAGCCGCTGTTCACCCTGATCCGCGAAGGCAAGCTGCAACAGCACTGGCCGCTGGAGCAGGATGAGCTGCTGGCGCGCCTGCGTCAGCACTGCGATCCGCAGACGCTGGCGGCCGATTACAATGCGCTGTTCGTCGGGAGTGAATGCAAAGTGCCGCCGTACGGATCGCAGTGGAAAGAGGGGCCGACAGAGGCGGAGGCGCGCAGCTTTTTACAGCAGCGCGGCATGCCGTTGACGGACGCGCCCGCCGACAGCTTCGGCGCGCTGCTGCTGGCGGCCTCCTGGCTGGAAGACCAGGCGCAGGAAGATGAGATCCAGGCGCAGATTGCGCTGTTCGATCAGCTGCTGCTGCCCTGGTGCGGCGCATTCCTCGGCAAGGTAGAGGCGCACGCCGCCAGCGGTTTTTACCGCACGCTGGCGGCAATCAGCCGCGAAGCGTTACAGGCGATGCGCGAAGAGCTGGCCGAAGCGGAAGAGGATCACGAGGCGGACGCGGACGACGAAGCGTAAACCTCAGGGCGTCAGCCAGATCGGTTCGGCTGCGCCCAGCGGTCCGCCCGCCCGCGACCAGAGCAGCGGCGTGCCGGGCAGCCAGAACGGCGGTTTCAGGCGATAGCCGAGGCCGAGCGGGGTCAGCTCCAGCGTATCGCGCTCATCATAAGGCAACGACGGAGCGAGACCGGCGGCCGCCATGCCCGCCGGATAAGGATGCGAGGTCAGCAAATGCGCGGTGCGCGCCAGCGACAAACGCGCCCTCACGCCGGTGCCATGGGTGACGCGCTGGCGCATCCCTTCCAGCGCCGCGGCGGCCATCAGATAACCGGTGGCGTGATCCAGCGCCTGTACCGGCAGCGGCTGCGGCGTGTCGGCGCCGTGCCAGCGCTGTCCGGCGTCGGCGATGCCGCACGCCATCTGTACCAGGCTGTCGAAACCGCGCCGGTTACGCCACGGGCCGCTCCAGCCCCAGGCGTTCAGGCTAACGTCGATCAGGCCTGGCGCAAGCTGTTGTAAGCGCGCGCTGTCATAGCCCAGCGCCTCCAGCGCGTCGGCGCGATAGCCATGCACCAACACATCCGTCTGCATTAACAGCCGTTCAAACTGCTGGCGGCCCGCGTCGCTTTTCAGATCGAGACGCGCGCAGCGTTTGCCCAGCATCATCTCTTCTTCCAGCGTGGGTTCTTCCCAGTCGGGCGGATCGAGGCGCAGCACCTCGGCGCCCAGTCCGGCAAGAAACCGCGTCGCCACCGGCCCGGCAATAACGCGCGTTAAATCGAGAACCCGCACGCCGTGAAGCGGGCGAGCGATAGGCAGGGCCCAGGCGGGCGGCGCGCTTTCCGCCTGCGATTGCCAGGCGATCAGCGGCTCCTGCGCCACGCTTTGGCCCTGCGGATGCTGTCGCCACGCCTCAAGGCTGCGCATCTCTGCGGCACAGCCGCCCGCATCGACAATCGCCTGTTCCAGCGTCTGCTTTTGCCAGCCCGCCACAATCCGCGCCAGCGCCGCGCGGTCGGGCTGTTTGCCCAATACGCGCTCCATCGACTGGCGATGGTGCGGCGCATTGGTATGCAGACGGATCCAGCCATCGGCGGTTTGGTAGTCGCCAGCGAAGGCATCCCAGGCGGGCGGCAGCGGACGATTGATCGGACGAAAGCTGTGCTGAAACCAGCGCGAGGCGAGATGCGCATCCAGCCGCGGTTTTGCCGGATTGCCGGTCAGCGCCGCCGCTGCCTGCGCAGCCAGCGCGATGCTGGCGGCGGCCAGCTCGCTGACCGGATAAACGGAACAAAAGGCGTCATGCCCCTGCCAGACGATCTGAGGAACCGGCGTGTGCTCATCGCGTAAACCGTGCCAGAGCTGCTGCCAGAGTCGTGCCGCCAGATTGGTATCCATCTTCTTCTCCCTCGCTACGTTGCTCTTTCACCTTAGCAAGGGATGGCCTTTTTTTCCTGTTACGGACGGGGCGGCCGCCGCAGCGGAAAACGTGGGAAGCGGGCGTGCATGCGCAGGTTGCGGATATTGATCACCGCAACGGCGGTGCCGAAGATAACCAGTAGCGAACCGGCAATCTTAAACAGATTCATGCTGTCGCCCAGCACCAGTACGCCCATAATCACCGCCAGCACCGGCGTCAGCAGCGAGTAGGGCATAATCAGGTTGACGTTATATTTCCGCAGCAGTGCATACCACAGGGAATAGGCGACAACGGAAGAGGCGATGGCGCTGTAGAGGATGCCGAACCAGCCGCGCCAGGAAGCGTGCAGCAGCGCGTCGATCTGGTGCGATTCAGTCAGCCAGGAGGTGGCGCCCACGATCGGGATCGCCAGAAAAGAGAGCCAGCCGGTCATGGCGAGCGGCTTAATCGGCGGCGCCTTTTTCACAATCAGGTTGCTGATCGCCCAGCCGACGGCACTGGTTAACAGCAGCGCCAGCACCCACCAGCTGGGAATGGTCGGGCTGCCGGTCAGCACCGCGACGCCGCTCAGCGAGATGGCGATGCCGAACAGCTGAATAAAGGAGAGCGACTCTTTCAGAATCACCCACGCCAGCAGCATGGCGATCGGCGTGCCCAGCTGCACCACCACCGCGCCGGTACCGGCATCGGTGTAGCGAATGCCGACGAACAGCAGCGAAAAGTGCATAAAGCCGAAGGTAAAGGCGAGCGCCGCCAGCCAGGGCAGCTGAGCGCGCGTGACGCGGTTAAAGGGCACCAGCACCAGCGCCACGACGACAAACCGCATGCAGGTCATAAACAGCGGCGGCAGATCGAGCAGTCCCCATTTAATGGCGACGTTATTAAACGCCCAAATCGATACAACCATCAATACCAGAAAAAAATGACGCAGCGCCACGTATCTATCCTTTATTGTCTGCCGTAATCCATTAATTATCATGACAGGTATTAGCCAGCAGACAAGCGCCGCAGCGGTGGTTTTGTGCAGGCGGCGCGGCGCGCGCCTTATCCCGTAGCCGCAGTTAAGTCTCAGAAAAAGTTATGAGACAGCGTAAAACAGAGATGCAATACTTTGCAGCCGATACGCCTCTTTCACAGAAAAAGGATTCGGTATGACCGCTTCGCAGTTGTCTTTAGCGTTAATTCAGCTGGATATTCCTCCCGTCCCGGTGCGCGACCGCATCGGCGAACAGGCGCGTTGGTTTATTGATGCGTTGCGCCTGACGCCGCACGATTATGTGATCTGTCGTCCCGATCTGGGCGAGTCGCTGCCCGATTTCAACGCCGTCAGCGGCGCAATCCTCAGTGGCTCCTGGGCGATGGTCACCGACCATGCCGAATGGAGCGAGCGCACCGCCGCCTGGGTGCGTGCGGCGACAGAGCAGTCGCTGCCGCTGCTGGGCGTCTGCTACGGCCATCAGCTGATGGCCTATGCCCTCGGCGGCGAAGTGGGCGATAACCCGTACGGCTGGGAGCGGGGCGCGCTGCCGGTCTCGCTGCTGGCGGGCGCGCAGGCCGATCCGCTGTTGCAGGCGCTGCCCGCCACCTTCGCCGCCTGGCTTTCCCATCGTCAGACGGTGCTGACGCCGCCGCCCGGCGCGCGCGTGCTGGCGCGTTCCGCCGCCGACGACTGCCAGATTGTGCGCTATAGCCCGCAGGCGCTGTCGGTGCAGTTTCATCCCGAATTTGACGCGCGCATCATGCAGGCTTGCCTGGGCGTCGGGAGCGACTTCGATCCTGAGGCGCAGCCTGCTACCGACAGCGCGCGGCTGATTTTGCAGCGCTTCTGGCGCAGCCTGAACCAGCGGGAACAGATCAGCGCCTGACGCTGAATCTTTCCGTCGCGCTCACACTTTTATCCTGTGGCGACTGACAAAGTCGTATGTCTCGGTCATGTTAATAAATGGTTATTCATTTGTTAGCTACTTATCGCCACGGGAGAATGTGTATGCGTTACGCCTGGCCTGGATATCAAGATTCGCTGATTGCGCTGCAACAGCGCTACGGCAACTACATCAACGGCGAGTTTGTGCCGCCGGTTGAGGGGCAATATTTTACCAACACCTCGCCGGTGGACGGCTCGGTGATCGGCGAGTTCCCACGATCCGGCCAGCAGGATATCGAGCTGGCGCTGGACGCCGCTCACGCCGCCGCCGAACGCTGGGGCAAAACCTCAGTGCAGGCGCGTTCCCGGCTGCTGCTGAAAATCGCCGACCGCCTGGAGCAGAATCTGGAGCGGATGGCAGTCAACGAAACCTGGGATAACGGCAAGCCGGTGCGTGAAACGCTGGCGGCCGATCTGCCGTTAGCCGTCGACCACTTCCGCTATTTCGCCGGCTGCATTCGCGCGCAGGAAGGTACGGCGGCGGAGATCGACGAACATACCGCCGCGTACCATATTCATGAGCCGCTCGGCGTGGTGGGGCAGATTATCCCGTGGAACTTCCCGCTGCTGATGGCGGCCTGGAAGCTGGCGCCCGCGCTGGCGGCGGGCAACTGCGTGGTGCTGAAGCCGGCGGAACAGACGCCGCTGTCGATTACGCTGTTTGCCGAACTGATGGGCGATATTCTTCCGCCGGGCGTGCTGAACGTGGTGCACGGCTATGGCCGTGAGGCGGGCGAAGCGCTGGCGGGCAATCCGCGCATCGCCAAAATCGCCTTTACCGGGTCTACCGCCACCGGTACCCATATTCTTGAGCTGGCGGCGAAAAACCTGATCCCGTCCACCGTCGAGCTGGGCGGCAAATCCCCCAACATCTTCTTCGAAGATATTATGCAGGCGGAACCCGCCTTTATTGAAAAAGCGGCGGAAGGGGTGGTGCTGGGCTTCCTCAACCAGGGCGAGGTTTGCACCTGTCCGTCACGCGCGCTGATTCAGGAGTCAATTTACGAACCCTTTATCGCCGCGGTAATGGCGCGTATTAAAACCATCCGGCGCGGCGACCCGCTTGACACCGACACCATGGTGGGCGCGCAGGCGTCGCAGCAGCAGTTCGACAAAATCCTCTCTTACCTGGAAATCGCGCAGAAAGAGGGCGCGGAAATCCTGACAGGCGGCGGCGTCGAACAGACCGAGGGCCAGCTGAAAAGCGGTTATTATATACAGCCGACGCTGCTCAAGGGCCGTAACGATATGCGCGTCTTCCAGGAGGAGATTTTCGGCCCGGTGATCGGCATCACCACTTTTAAAGATGAGGCGGAAGCGATCGCTATCGCCAACGATTCGATCTACGGCCTCGGCGCGGGCGTCTGGACGCGCGATATCAATCGCGCCTGGCGCGTAGGCCGGGCGATCAAGGCGGGGCGCGTCTGGACCAACTGCTATCATCTCTATCCGGCGCACGCCGCGTTCGGCGGCTACAAGAAATCGGGGATCGGCCGCGAGACCCATAAAATGATGCTGGATCATTATCAGCAGACGAAAAACCTGCTGGTCAGCTACAGCATCGATCCGCTGGGTTTCTTCTGAAACCGCTGAGCAGTCAGTGAGACGGGGCGATAAGCGCCCCGTTTTTTTATTTCTTTCTCCCGCCTTGCCTGGCGCTGCACGCCGGGCGTTCTATGCTTAGCGTTCAGATACCGTAACGGGAGCGGCAGCGATGACCGTGGGAATTTTGCTGCTGGCGGCAGGAGAAAGCGCGCGTTATCGCGCCGCCTGCGGTCGGCATAAACTGCTGGAGTCGATAGAGGGCGAGACGATGCTGGCGCGTTGCTACCGCATCGCCCGGCAAAGCGATCTGCCGGTCGCGGTGGTGCTACGGCCGGAGCCGCTGGCGCTGCGGCGTTGTCTCGGCGGCGCGCGTCAGATCGTGCTCGCCAGCGACGGCATCGGCAGCTCCATCGCCGCTGGCGTACGCGCCACCGCGCACTGGGACGGCTGGCTGATTATGCTGGCGGATATGCCCTGGCTACAGCCGACAACGCTGCGCCAGGTGGCGCAGGCATTAACGCTTCATGCGCAGGCGCGCGCCTGCTGGCGCGGGCAGCCGGGTCATCCGGTGGGCTTCAGCCGCGCCAGCTATGCGCAGCTGACGACGCTGGAGGGCGAAACGGCGGCGCGCGAGTTGCTGATGCGGCAGGGCGTCCATCTGCTGGCGACGGATGATGCGGGCGCGGTGCGCGATATCGATCTGCCGTCAATGTGGTCAAACGGAGAAACCTGATGCAGTCACTGGATCAGCAGGTTATCGCCTGCGCGCTGAAATGGCACCGGCAGGGGGACGACATCTGGCTCTGCACCGTGCTGCATAGCTGGGGCTCTGCGCCGCGCGCGCCTGGCGCGATGCTGGTGGCGAATCAGCAAGGGGAATTCTGCGGATCGCTGTCCGGCGGCTGCATTGAGGATGATTTTCTGGCGCGTCTGCAACAGGGCGCGTTTATACGCGACAGCCAGCTGGCACGCTACGGCGAAGGCGGGCTGGATGCGCAGGTTCGCCTGCCGTGCGGCGGCGTGCTGGAGGTGCTGATCGAACATCTGCCCGCTGACGCGGCGACGCTGACGCACCTTACGCTGCTGCATCGGGCGCTGGAAGGGGGCGATCGTCTGATCAAGCAGGTGATTATCGGTCAGACCGCGCGGCTGGAAACGGCCCGCGACGACGCGCTGCACACGCTGCATTACGACTGCGACAGCGTATCGTTGCCGATCGGCAGCGTGCCGACGCTGCTGCTGGCAGGCTATTCCACCGTGGCGGGCGAATGCCTGCGGCTGGCGCTGATGCTGGGAATGCAGGTTATCGTCTGCGAACACCGCGAGACCTTCTGGCGGCAGCTGCAGGAGAATCATCCTGAACAGCCAGCGCTGCGCTGCATCAATCAGCATCCGGCGCGCTATCTGGAACTGCACGGCGCCAGCGCGCAGACGGCGGTGATCTGCGCCACGCACGATCCGCGCGTTGACGATCTCGCTCTGCTGGAAGCGGTAAACACTCCGGCCTTTTATCTCGGCGCGATGGGATCGGCCAGCAACAGCCAGCAGCGTCTGGCGCGGCTGCGACGCATCGGCGAGCTGGATGAGGGCAGCCTGCGGCGCATTCACGCGCCGGTCGGGCTGCCGATCGGCAGCAAAACCCCGACGGAGATTGCGCTGGCGATCATGGCGGATATCGTGCGGGTCCGAAACGGACGTCCCTTGCTGGCAACGGCGTAATGCGCCAATGCGGAAAAAACGCAAAAAAGCGGCGGTTTATCTCAGGATCTGGCGCAGCGGCCCGATATTACTATGATTAATAAGGATGCCCTTTCACCGGAGGATAATGATGTCATTTAGCCGCAGCCTGCCCGACGAACGTGATGAAACGCTGGACGCTCTGGAAGAGAGCCTGATTGCGGTGAATTTGCCGGGACGACAACCGCTGTATCTGAGCGACAGGGAGCGCGCGCCCGCCATAATGAGCGACCACTACGGCGCGCTGCGCGATCCGCTGTATGAATCTGACGAACGCGTTATCTGGCGATAAGGGGTAACGGCTTCAGCGGCGCGTTTGCGCCACTGTCTTATCGTCAGACGTGCGCGGTTTTAAAAATCGCCACGCTGCGGGTGAGGTGAGAAGCCTGATCTTCCAGCGACGCGGCGGCGGCGGCGGCCTGTTCAACCAGTGCGGCGTTCTGCTGCGTCACTTCATCCATCTGCGCGACCGCCAGGCCCACATGCTCAATGCCGTTTGCCTGTTCATCAGAGGCCGTGGAGATCTCATTCATGATCTCCGACACGCGCTGAATCGAGGTCACGATATCTTTCATCGTGGAGCCGGCATCGGCCACCAGACCGGTGCCCTCCGTCACGCGCTCGGTTGACTGATGGATCAGCCCTTTAATCTCTTTCGCCGCCGTGGCGCTGCGCTGCGCCAGCGCGCGCACTTCGCTGGCGACTACCGCGAAACCGCGACCCTGTTCGCCCGCCCGCGCCGCTTCCACCGCCGCGTTCAGCGCCAGGATATTGGTCTGGAAAGCGATGCCTTCGATTGTGCCGATAATATCGACGATATGCTGCGAGCTTTCCGCAATCGCCGACATGGTGGTAACCACCTGGCCGACCACATCGCCGCCGCGCAGCGCAACCTGCGACGCGTCGCTGGCCAGCGAGCTGGCGTGCTGGGCGTTTGAGGTGTTTTGGCGCACGGTAGCGGTAAGCTGCTCCATGCTGGCGGAGGTCTCTTCCAGCGATGCCGCCTGCTGCTCGGTGCGGCTGGAGAGATCGATGTTGCCGGTAGCCACTTCTTTCGCGGCGTTATCGATTGAGGAGGCCGCATTCTGGATATCGGA includes:
- a CDS encoding TorD/DmsD family molecular chaperone, producing the protein MNEFSIICRVIGSLFNRQPQDPLLEPLFTLIREGKLQQHWPLEQDELLARLRQHCDPQTLAADYNALFVGSECKVPPYGSQWKEGPTEAEARSFLQQRGMPLTDAPADSFGALLLAASWLEDQAQEDEIQAQIALFDQLLLPWCGAFLGKVEAHAASGFYRTLAAISREALQAMREELAEAEEDHEADADDEA
- a CDS encoding CoA transferase gives rise to the protein MDTNLAARLWQQLWHGLRDEHTPVPQIVWQGHDAFCSVYPVSELAAASIALAAQAAAALTGNPAKPRLDAHLASRWFQHSFRPINRPLPPAWDAFAGDYQTADGWIRLHTNAPHHRQSMERVLGKQPDRAALARIVAGWQKQTLEQAIVDAGGCAAEMRSLEAWRQHPQGQSVAQEPLIAWQSQAESAPPAWALPIARPLHGVRVLDLTRVIAGPVATRFLAGLGAEVLRLDPPDWEEPTLEEEMMLGKRCARLDLKSDAGRQQFERLLMQTDVLVHGYRADALEALGYDSARLQQLAPGLIDVSLNAWGWSGPWRNRRGFDSLVQMACGIADAGQRWHGADTPQPLPVQALDHATGYLMAAAALEGMRQRVTHGTGVRARLSLARTAHLLTSHPYPAGMAAAGLAPSLPYDERDTLELTPLGLGYRLKPPFWLPGTPLLWSRAGGPLGAAEPIWLTP
- a CDS encoding DMT family transporter, whose protein sequence is MALRHFFLVLMVVSIWAFNNVAIKWGLLDLPPLFMTCMRFVVVALVLVPFNRVTRAQLPWLAALAFTFGFMHFSLLFVGIRYTDAGTGAVVVQLGTPIAMLLAWVILKESLSFIQLFGIAISLSGVAVLTGSPTIPSWWVLALLLTSAVGWAISNLIVKKAPPIKPLAMTGWLSFLAIPIVGATSWLTESHQIDALLHASWRGWFGILYSAIASSVVAYSLWYALLRKYNVNLIMPYSLLTPVLAVIMGVLVLGDSMNLFKIAGSLLVIFGTAVAVINIRNLRMHARFPRFPLRRPPRP
- a CDS encoding glutamine amidotransferase yields the protein MTASQLSLALIQLDIPPVPVRDRIGEQARWFIDALRLTPHDYVICRPDLGESLPDFNAVSGAILSGSWAMVTDHAEWSERTAAWVRAATEQSLPLLGVCYGHQLMAYALGGEVGDNPYGWERGALPVSLLAGAQADPLLQALPATFAAWLSHRQTVLTPPPGARVLARSAADDCQIVRYSPQALSVQFHPEFDARIMQACLGVGSDFDPEAQPATDSARLILQRFWRSLNQREQISA
- the exaC gene encoding acetaldehyde dehydrogenase ExaC, which codes for MRYAWPGYQDSLIALQQRYGNYINGEFVPPVEGQYFTNTSPVDGSVIGEFPRSGQQDIELALDAAHAAAERWGKTSVQARSRLLLKIADRLEQNLERMAVNETWDNGKPVRETLAADLPLAVDHFRYFAGCIRAQEGTAAEIDEHTAAYHIHEPLGVVGQIIPWNFPLLMAAWKLAPALAAGNCVVLKPAEQTPLSITLFAELMGDILPPGVLNVVHGYGREAGEALAGNPRIAKIAFTGSTATGTHILELAAKNLIPSTVELGGKSPNIFFEDIMQAEPAFIEKAAEGVVLGFLNQGEVCTCPSRALIQESIYEPFIAAVMARIKTIRRGDPLDTDTMVGAQASQQQFDKILSYLEIAQKEGAEILTGGGVEQTEGQLKSGYYIQPTLLKGRNDMRVFQEEIFGPVIGITTFKDEAEAIAIANDSIYGLGAGVWTRDINRAWRVGRAIKAGRVWTNCYHLYPAHAAFGGYKKSGIGRETHKMMLDHYQQTKNLLVSYSIDPLGFF
- a CDS encoding nucleotidyltransferase family protein; translated protein: MTVGILLLAAGESARYRAACGRHKLLESIEGETMLARCYRIARQSDLPVAVVLRPEPLALRRCLGGARQIVLASDGIGSSIAAGVRATAHWDGWLIMLADMPWLQPTTLRQVAQALTLHAQARACWRGQPGHPVGFSRASYAQLTTLEGETAARELLMRQGVHLLATDDAGAVRDIDLPSMWSNGET
- a CDS encoding XdhC family protein, translated to MQSLDQQVIACALKWHRQGDDIWLCTVLHSWGSAPRAPGAMLVANQQGEFCGSLSGGCIEDDFLARLQQGAFIRDSQLARYGEGGLDAQVRLPCGGVLEVLIEHLPADAATLTHLTLLHRALEGGDRLIKQVIIGQTARLETARDDALHTLHYDCDSVSLPIGSVPTLLLAGYSTVAGECLRLALMLGMQVIVCEHRETFWRQLQENHPEQPALRCINQHPARYLELHGASAQTAVICATHDPRVDDLALLEAVNTPAFYLGAMGSASNSQQRLARLRRIGELDEGSLRRIHAPVGLPIGSKTPTEIALAIMADIVRVRNGRPLLATA